The DNA window CTCCTCTTAATGTGTAAAGTATCTCTGtgaattatatttgtttttcagCATGGCTGACTCAAAAAATGTGACTTCATCTGTCAATCACACCTGTGATCTGGTTGTCCCATCAGTCAACCCTTTCTTTATGCTGGTCTACAGTCTGCTGTTTCTGGTATGTTTCAAATCGTCAGATTGTGCCCTGAAACTGGTTCCTGGATCATGTTTGAAAGTCCTCTTGTTTACatcctctctgtgtctctacAGGTGGGTTTACTCCTCAATGGCTTCATCCTAAAGTTTTACATTTCTCAAACTCAGCAGCAGGCATCCAGAAGCTTGATGGTCTACCTGCAGAACCTGACAGCTGCTGACTTCCTGCTCTGCCTCTGTCTGCCACTGCGGATAATCCACTATGCCAGCAACTCGGCCATTTTGCACATACTCCACTGCAGCATTGGAGCTACTTCCCTGTACCTCAACATGTACACCAGCATCCTTTTCATGGGGTACATCGCTGTTAACAGGTAAGGAACATTTACTGAGCTAAAATTGCAGTTCATAACAATGTTAAAACAAGGATTTTGGTTAATTACACTCTTAAACTCTGTACTTTTGGCAAGAACATGaatatttagtttcactttaaCAGTGACTTCTGCAGATTTGGCACCACTGACTCGTTTGGTAAAGTTGTATACTGCCTCTTTTATCTCTACAGGTATCTGACAATCATCCATCCTTCAGGAACTCACATCCTGCAGACAGTACGAACTGCCCACATAGTCTCCACGGTCACCTGGGTTTTTCTCCTGGCTCCAACAATCGCCTACAACATCATGTTCTTCATCACTCACAAACCTTTCACCTCTGACCGCTGCTACTGTGGGCCCCTCTTCAGTACGTCATTCAGCATCCTTCATAAAGCATTCCAAATCAGCTGCACCATCATCTTCCTCTTAGTCTTCATATGCCTGGTCTTCTTCTACTACAGCATCTCCCGCAGGGTGTTGCAGGCCCAGCAGAGGCAGCTGGCCTCCTCTGGCTCTGAGAAGCTGGTGAAGTCTCGCAGGAACATGTTGGTGCTGGTCAGCATcttctgtgtttgctttgtccCCTACCACCTGGCTCGTCTTCCCTATGCTTTTCTGTGGGACACCAACACTGTGGGCCGGCTATTGTACTACCTGAAGGAGGCTGCCGCCATGGTGTCAGTTTTCAACGTCTGCCTGGACCCACTTGTTTACTTTTACCTCTGTAAGACTTTTCGGGTCCACGTGAGAAAGGCATCCTGGAGAGTCAAcaatccaaacaaacaaaccaggaGAGTGAGAGCAGCAACGAGCCAAACCAAGGAGCTGTAAAGAAAAGAGCTCAGACATCAATATGAGGCTCAGCTCAACATTTCATGGGGTGATGACATCAtgatcattttttaattttcaatatattttcaagaatagaaaacaaaatatttttcactttgtcattatgggtttttttttttacattaattttgagatgaaaagaaaatgaatcatTCTGGAATGAGGATGTAACCTGACAACACGTGGACCAAGTGAAGCGCTGTGAACACTCTCGCGATGCACGGCACCTCAACATCACCGCTTCACACATGACTCATTTTTAACCTTCTTCTTTCCACAACACGCTAACATGTAGCTTAAACAATCACATTTTTATATCTTGTTTACTttctttcagttgtttttttccaaaaccTGGAGCTGTTAAACGATCACCATGTTGTTCTTTGTGACCTGGATTGTGTTGTTAATCTGTGTCACACAGACTGACTATATGTCAGCACTTGTAGCTACCTGCagccagtgttgggtaagttactttaaaaaagtaattaattactaattactaattacttaaTAAATATTGTATTTAAAACACTTATCTAATTACTGTGTCTGAAAAGTAACTTAATTACTAAATAAGAAAATTTAACTAAATACTTCTTAAAATCCCGATGAACCTTGAGTGGAAAAACAATAgaaattaaactctttaaatacattttttttaaagacagagaCTCTACAGTACGCAGCGGTAGCATCGCTTCCACAATGTAGCCTGCAATCATTTTTTAAGCTCACCTTCAGACgctttctgtgctgctgaagtaaaaTCACGTTTTGCTGCTTAGCAGGAGTTGCCGCGGTGATGGATGATGAACAAGGATCGCTCAGAAGTGTTCGTCTATGCTCTCGTGTCAGGCGCTTCGGTAGATTACTCCTGCTATTAACAGCAGCCGATGGTTTTTACATATTACTGTAATGttcttgtctgcttgtttcagaAAAGTGAAGAGACGGGAATATGTCCACGTCATAAAACAGCCACTCGCTTCAGCCAAGTCCAACATCTTCCGCTGTAGAATACGACTGTGCAGCAAACTGGTGCAAAATGACGCGCAGCTGCACTACAACGATGTTAAAGCGGCAGAGTTTACTTCTACGTTTAGAAGACaaattattgaaattaaataatgatattcagcgagtttaattattttacaatgtcACGCAAGTACATTGTAAGtaactgtatttaaaatacctaaaaatgaacagtaattaattactctactttttcagtggaaaaataatttaattacagTGACTCACGCGTTACACCCAACACTGCCTGCAGCAATAATAGAATGTTTGCAGATGTAAATGACTTATTATCAGTCACAATCTCTTTAGATAGAAAATAATCTGaaggttttttattttcttgctttatttaTGTGTACATCAACAACATGACATGCGAAGCTGAACTGATCAGAAGCGGAGAACTTGTAACCCTCAGTTTTCTAGACTATAGAACACTTAGAAATATCATCAATGTCTTACATTCAGTTCCAACATTGCAACAAACCAAACTGTTTTAAAAATCAGGTCTCAGATTTATTCTGTATAGACCTCAGgctccacagacatgcacacactggGAGGGAAAGACAACCCTGAACAGTATGGCTGCTGTGCTTCTGTATGTtttatggttttgttttgtttcatgttgtgCATGTACAGCAGCTACTTCCTCATACTCTTTCCACTGAGCTGATGGCTGAGGCTACAGTCAGATTTCTCAACACAAAACTAATAATAGAGTGTGTATAGCTGTgggatgtgtgtgtctgtcctgTACGCTGTGGTGAAATATGTGTTATTTTTGCTCTTCTGCTGAtagttataaataaatatagctGCAGTGATATCATCTGTAAATCCTCTTTTCATCAACAGCTGGACGTTAAACTTTATCGTAACACCTAgaacataggtgtcaaactggCCCGCgggcctaattacatttggcccgcgaagccataccaaattactattagagctggcctactggcattatacagctaatatatatattgtttagtattaagctttgcttgttccatattcagtttttcagcaaaacgtgtccataagaaaagattcattcttatatcaggaggaataaatatatttcaataaatattaatgttagcccgcgactttgttccagttttgaattttggcccactgtgtatttgagtttgacacccctgacctAGAACAACCACACTGAGCCGTGTGTTAACGTTCAGAATGAGCACAGGAAGCGGTTTGAATATCTAAGACCTCAGAGTGTCATGAAGGAGGCCGGAGTTCTCAGACTTCTTGTGGTTTGAGgcttttttctgattggctgctgttcAAGTGAAGTGCTTTCAGATTCTAACTTTGGGCTCGGCACTTATAGAGCGCTTTTCTGCTCTATCTgaacactcaaagcacttttaaCTACAAGCCTCATTTAGCCAGTCACACACAAATTCATACGTTTTTTAATCTAAGCATCTTATCTAACATTCAATCGAATCCACCTACATTACAATTGCTAGAAGacctgctcttcctcctgaaCCTGTATGtttataagagacaaatgttgaaTGCTCCtcctgaatcatatctgttattaacctctgtctctcttccacagcatgtctttatcctgccttccttctctcaccccaaccggtcgcagcagatggccccgcccctccctgagcctggttctgccggaggtttcttcctgttaaaagggaatttttccttcccactgttgccaaagtgcttgctcatagggggtcatatgattgttgggttttttctctgtatctatgaagcgccttgaggcgacttttgtcgtgatttggcgctatataaatacaattgaattgaactgactTGAATTAAATTATCAAGCTTATAagtaaacttttatttttgacttttaaatGTGTCCTCAACAGGAAGCATGTAATCATACTCTCAGCGCTCTGTTGGGGTTTCATAGTTCCAATGAGCATAACCAATTTTAGAGGtgtgctgccacctgctggctgcTCCCAGTTGCTGCTCAGGCTGTCCATCTCTGAGAGGACACTGGAGCCATAGCACTTAAATGAAGCTGTGTAATATTAaagataaatgtttattaaaagTACCACCAGATCTTAATTATGACTTCAGTGCTGTTCACAGTCAGAAAGTTTGTTTGTGTAGCGAGTAAAAGCCACCGAGTAACCGCTAAGGGCCTCTATACTACTTGTGCAAACTTTCAGGCCCAAAGCTCTTACAGGAACGAGCCCAGAATAAACGGGACAAGAGGGTCAATAACAGTCAGATatgttaaaatttattattttaaaagaaaacacaaagggtTTGCAAAAGgactaaaacatcaaaatgggAAAGGTCACTAACGACCACAAGATAGTCTTATTGGTGCAACCTGCCAGCAATGCAACTATCACCTGAGGGCTTGCTCTACCCCGGTGGTCCCAGATCgttgctttaaaagaaacaaatccacCCCAAATAAATCCGAGCCTGTGAAATGCACTTCACACACGCACAGTTGTTTGTCGCCAGATTCCACGTTTATTTCTAGTTTTCATTTATTATGATAGTCCACAGTCTGACAGCTCCAGTCTCAGCTGATTTCCAGCCTCCCCTCCGCTCCTCTCCTGTCATCAGTCCAAacgccatcagctgttctcacctGCGTCTCCAGCACCGCCCCgttgagctcactgcaccactcctcccctgcagccgtgcccgggaccacacctccgccacagAGCCCAACAGAACATTTATCGCATGCACTAAGTGTTTTAGTTCAGGCAATAATCAGTGGCACTAAAATCACTCTTAATAAAACTTATTCACTGCAAATCCACACGGAGCACCTCTAAAAAGACCTAAGTCCCCTAAGGTAAGAGCCCAGCTCAGGGATTGCACATTGCCCGACTAATATTGCACCAGCCcagtagaaataaaaacaaaacctggcataaaaaacagtttaaaaggtGACCCTACTAAAACCAAAAAGCCaacaaaaaagagaaggaggaaaaaaaaacagtgacaaaTTCACATGTGCAGCCTGCCCTGCAGGAGGCAGTACAATATAAATTAGATTATAGTgcataaatatacttttttttaatgtcaaataTATTAAGTTAACATACCTCCAGCAGACAACTGTGTTTGCTGCACACCTGGCTTATCTTGGCTTATCTTCTAAAATCACtactaaaaacataaaatacaataaacatcaaatacatttcaacaaattaaaaaaaaagcactaaaaGAGAAACAGCCTTTACCTCGAACCTCTGCTGTAGAGGTTTAAAACAACAGCTGCCGgcagagctcacgggcgcgtcactgcaactccccctggcttctgttccgcggctgctgaatgagccctcatctgggactctcctcagctctttctgggacagtggcgcagctgcccctctgttggtcttcctttctttctccccttctttcccccagtcaagtctgtcccgtattcagcaagtgaaaataaaataaacaataaagggtgaatcaaatggaccattatggcaaggctgggatggtcaatttggtaaagtaaatccgttgggcatctttttttgcctttagacaacaattctgatgcaaaagagccaaacgggacaggcaaaaaaaaaaagaaaagaaaaaaaagaggtttaAAACAACTGTTTGTGTAGCAGACAATCAAAACTTCTCAGGCTCTTCACCTACTCACACAACCATTGTTCACAGCAGCTAGAAAGTAGTGATGTGTCAGTCGCAAACGAattggctcttagagccgggtctTTGACATGAAAGACGCGATCCaactccttatcgcgagccttggtttcccccccccctttctctcaccctctctctcacaccttttgcatgcgagccttgtgctttgcactgggaagaggggggaggggcggtagttacactcgcagtagcacaggaagagagagaaagagagccagggacaacaacatcacattagaaaggtatagtaatcatccacaactattttcaggaTTTtcaaggattcagaaagtttattcatgcaggtccatatgacagagaatatgcatgttctttttgttttcatattttaatttatatttaattgtgttgtggtttgtagtgttttgtgttgtttcactttaaatttgtttaaaagcaaaaagctgaaaatttaaatagttaaagttgaactgtgactagttggtttttgtattatatgatttatttattacattttatgtggagtgaatgaataaaagtatatttacggtggcccctacagacaaagcacgcacaaactccaaaacacatacaaaagacaacagaagtgctccaggatgctgggcgcaatGATGAGcgtttgttacctagtggctacacaagccagcaagtatcaacgaccggatttggtgtgt is part of the Maylandia zebra isolate NMK-2024a linkage group LG3, Mzebra_GT3a, whole genome shotgun sequence genome and encodes:
- the LOC101481356 gene encoding P2Y purinoceptor 14-like, whose translation is MADSKNVTSSVNHTCDLVVPSVNPFFMLVYSLLFLVGLLLNGFILKFYISQTQQQASRSLMVYLQNLTAADFLLCLCLPLRIIHYASNSAILHILHCSIGATSLYLNMYTSILFMGYIAVNRYLTIIHPSGTHILQTVRTAHIVSTVTWVFLLAPTIAYNIMFFITHKPFTSDRCYCGPLFSTSFSILHKAFQISCTIIFLLVFICLVFFYYSISRRVLQAQQRQLASSGSEKLVKSRRNMLVLVSIFCVCFVPYHLARLPYAFLWDTNTVGRLLYYLKEAAAMVSVFNVCLDPLVYFYLCKTFRVHVRKASWRVNNPNKQTRRVRAATSQTKEL